The Tautonia plasticadhaerens nucleotide sequence CGGGCTCGGCACCGAGAACGAGAACCTGCCGGCCTACGTCGTCATGTCCCAACCCGAAGGGACCCCCGAGGGGGGGGCCCCGTGCTGGGGGGCCGGGTTCCTGCCGGCGGCCTACCAGGGGACGCTCTTCCGCCCCGGCCCGTCGCCGATCCTCGACCTGGAGCCGGCCACCGGGGAGTTCTCCCGGGGGCAGCAGCGGCGGACGCTCGACCTGCTCCGGGACATGAACCGGGAGGGGACTGACCCCGAGGACACCGAGCTCTCCGCCCGGATCGCCTCGTACGAGCTGGCCTTCCGGATGCAGGCCGAGGCGCCCGAAGCGGTCGACCTCTCGGCCGAGACCGAGGAGACGAGACGGCTCTATGGCCTGGACGACCCGAGGACCGAGGACTACGGGACTCGATGCCTGCTGGCCCGGAGGCTGGTCGAGCGCGGGGTCCGGTTCGTGCAGGTGTACTCCGGGGGCGGCCCGGTGGCGATGCAGTGGGACGCCCACGACGACGTGAACGAGAACCACGAGAAGATGTGCGGGCTGACCGACAAGCCGGTTGCCGCGCTGCTGACGGACCTGAGGCGACGGGGGATGCTCGACGAGACGCTGGTCATCTGGGGGGGCGAGTTCGGCCGGACCCCGGTCAGCCAGGGGGGGAGCCGGGGCCGGGACCACAACGCGACCGGCTTCTCGATGTGGATGGCCGGGGGCGGGGTGAAGGGGGGCACGGTCCTCGGCTCGACCGACGAGATCGGCCTGGATGCGGTCGAGGAACCGGCGCACATCAACGACCTGCACGCGACGATCCTCCACCTGATGGGCCTGGAGCACATGGGGTTGACCTACCTGCACGGCGGCCGGGACGAGCGGCTGACGGACGTGGGGGGCCGGGTGCTCTCGGGCCTGCTGGCGTGAACCGGGGAGCGGAGACGGCGGGCGGACCGGCCGGGGCGGCCCGGTCGGCCGACTTGACGGTGTCCTCCCGCCCCCGGGAGAATGGGGCGATCTTCGCCGTCGCCCCGGCCCCCCGGGGTGACGGCGGTCGTCGTTCGGACCCCTTTCGGGAGGCGGGAGCGAACCCCCCGCCGGGAATCGGCGTAACCATGGTGAAGGCTTCAGGACCCGCGACCGCCGCCGACGAGCTCGCCGAGCAATCGGACGAGCAGCTCATGAGTCGGTATCGGGAGCAGGCCCGGACGGAGGACTTCAACGCGTTGGTCCGGCGCTACGAGCGCGAGCTGTACCGGTATCTCGCCCGGTACGTGGGCGATCGGGCGCTGGCCGACGACGTGTTCCAGAACACATTCCTGCAACTGCACCTGAAACGCGGGCTCTACGAGGACGGGCGGCCCCTGCGCCCGTGGCTCTACGCGATCGCGACGCACCAGGCCGTCGATGCGCTGCGGAAGGTGGGCCGTCACCCGACGGTGAGCCTCGACCAGCGGATCGACGGGTCGGACAGCGAACCCGGCGCCCTGATCGACCTGCTGACGGGAGACGAGCCCGGCCCCCTGGCCGAGATGCAGGTGGAGGAGCGTCGGGAGTGGGTGCGGGAGGGGATTGCCCGGCTCCCCGAGGGCCTGCGGCAGACCCTGATCCTGGCCTACTACCAGGACCTGAAGTATCGCGAGATCGCCGAGATCCTGAAGATCCCGGTCGGCACGGTCAAATCCCGCCTGCACGCCGCCGTGGCCAAGCTCGCCGAGATGGCCCGGGCGGCCGGACCCGAAGAAAACGGCTCGGTCCCATGAACGACTCCGCCCTCTTCGACGAGGCCTTCGGCCAGCTCGGCCCCGAGCAGATCGAGCTGCTCGATCGGGCCTCGGCCGCCGATCCCGCCCTCGCCTCCCGCCGCGATCGCCTCCATCGCGCCCTCGACCTGCTGCTGGACTCCGACGAGCCGGAGCCCCCCCCGGGGCTGGCGGATCGGACATTCGACCGGATCGCCCGGCATGCCGAGGAGCCGAGGATCCTCGAATTCGCCCCCAATCGCCCCCGATATCGCTGGGCCGACGTGGGGGTGGCGGCGGCCGTGATGCTCATCGGCCTGATGTCGCTGGTGCCGGCCGTCCGGGACCAGAGCCGCCAGGCGGGCCAGCTCACCTGCGTCGACAACCTCCGCCAGGTCGGGCTGGCGTTGAACCAGTACGCCTCGACGTTCGAGACCTATCCCCACGTCGACCCGTCGTGCCCCGCCAGCTACGTCGGGGCCGCGTTCGTCCAGCTGGGGGAGGCCGGCCTGCTGCGGGACCGGGCGATCCTGGACTGCCCCTGTGACGGCCTCGAGGAGGCCCGGGACCGCATGCTCGGCTGGGACGAGCTGATGGGCCGGGAGCGGCGCTGGCCGGGGACCTGCCGGGACGACATCCGTGTCGATTACGCCTACCACCACGGCACCCGGCAGGGCGAAGGCCGGGCCATCCCCGGGGGCCTGGGCACCCCTGGCCACATGCCCCTGGTGGCCGACCAGCCCCCCTTCCGCCTGGATCAGTCGGCCGACGACGGCCGGCTCGGGGGCGTCATCCTCTCCGGCAACAGCCCGAACCACTCGGGGGCCGGCCAGAACGTCCTGTTCACCGACGGCCGGGTCTCCTGGCGACGTTCCCGGTGGATCAGCAAGCTTGACACCGACCTGTTCCTCAACGAGCACAAGCGGATCGGCCCCGGGGTGCACAAGGTGGACGCCGTCCTGACCCCTTGCGTCTTCCGGTTCCGGGACTGAGTTCCGCCGCACCGCGCCCGCCGCCTCCGACGTGCGGGGGACGGGTCGCCGATCGATCGCCGAAGCCCGAGGCGCCCCCCCCGCCTCGGGCTTCGGCGTCCCCGAGGTCCGGGACGGGTTCAGGTCGAGGCGACCCGACGGACGCGGTCCCAGTAGAGGATCGCCAGCATCGACTTGGCGTCCTCGATCCGGCCGTCGAGGGCCATGGAGACGGCGTGGTCCCAGGGGACCTCGACCGGCTCGATCTCCTCGTCGGGCTCGAGGCGAGCCTTGCCGGGTCGGAGGTCGTCGCAGCGGAACAGGTACATCCGCTCGGTGAACAGGCCTGGGGAGACCCACCACTCGGTCAGCAGGGCGATCCGGCCGGCGACGTAGCCGGTCTCCTCCCGGAGTTCCCGGTGGGCGCAGGCGTCGGGGGGCTCCCCCGGGTCGATCGTGCCGGCGGGGATCTCCAGCAAGCTCTTGTGGATCGCGTGGCGCCGGTTGCGGATCAGGCAGACGCGGTCGCCGTCGAGCAGGGGCAGCAGCGCGACCGCACCTCGGTGGAGGACGACCTCCCGCTCCGTGGTCGAGCCGTCGGCGAGGGTGACGGGGCGGAGGGCCAGGTCGATCTTGCGACCTCGGTAGACGATCCGGTCGTCCTGGCCGGGGGCGTGTCGGTTCATCGGGAGATCCCTCGGTCCCGGGTGGAACGCCAGCCGGCCTCGAAACGGTCGAGCGCCTCGAGCAGCGTGGCCTCGTCGACGGCGAAGCAGATGCGGACGTGCCCCTCCCCCCCGGCGCCGAAGGCCGAGCCCGGCGCCAGGCCGACCCGACGCTCCCGGACCAGCGCCTCGCAGAAGCCGACCGAATCGGCCAGCCCCTCCAGCCGGGGGAAGGCGTAGAAGGCACCGGTCGGGATCGGCACGCGGACGCCCTCGATCCGGGCGAGCCGATCGGCGGCGAGATCCCGGTGTCGGCGATATCGCCCGAGGGCCTCCGCGATGAACGGCTCGCCGTCCCGGATCGCCGCCCGGGCCGCCTCCTGGGCGACGCCGAAGGCGTGGCTGACGGCATATTCCTGGAGGGAGGCCATCGTGCGGGCGACCTCCGGCGGGGCGACCGCGTAGCCGACCCGCCAGCCGGTCATCCGGTAGGCCTTGGAGAAGCTCTGGGCGACGATCGTCCTGGACCCGGCGCCGGGGATCGCCAGCGGGCTCGGGGCGACGGCGGGGTCGCGGTCGAAGACGATCCGTTCGTAGACGCCGTCGGCGAGCAGCCAGAGGTCGTGCCGCTCGCAGAAGGCGACGAGGGCCCGCCAGTCGTCGGGCGAGGCGGTCCAGCCGGTCGGGTTGCCGGGGCTGGCGAGGGCGAGCAGGCGGGTGTCGGGGCGGACGGCGGCCTCGAGGCGGTCGAGGTCCAGTTGGAAAGCGTCGTCCCCGAGGGAGAGCGGCACCTCGATCGGCTCCGCGCCCGCCACCCGGATCGAGCCGACGAAGTTCGGCCAGAGGGGCGTGACGACCAGCGCCGAGTCCCCGGGGCCCACCGTGGCCTCGACCGCCAGGTGGATCGCCATCATGCCGCTGGCGGTGACGACGACCTCGTCCGGATCGACCGCACGGTCGTGCAGGCGGCCGACCTGGGAGGCGATCGCCTCCCGCAGTTCGGGATAGCCGGGGTTGGGGGTGTAGTAAGTCCGATCGGCGTCGAGGGCGCGCTTGGCGGCCTCCTTGATGAAGTCGGGCGTGGGGAGGGTGTCCTCGCCGTAGAAGAGGCGGAGGGTGCCGGGGTGCCGGTCGGCCAGGGCGGCGATCGCCCGGATCAGGGACGGTGCGATCGAGGCGGCGGGGGCGAGTCTCACGGGGATCCTCGGCGAGTCGGACCTGGGGTCGATGTCACGTCCCGGAGGGTCCGATCCCCCTCGACCCTCCCCCGGGCGTCTCCTCGACGGGCGGAGGCGACGCCGACGAACGCGATCGAGGGGGCCGGGATTCCCTCCCGGGACGGCGGATTCGCCGACAATGGCGACGGGACTCGGCGGCTCGCCGGGGCATTCCGGCGATCGCCGCCATAACACCGAGACCGGGAACCGGGACGGGCGCGTGTTGCCCCTCGGCGGCCGGCCGGTGGGGGCGTCATCGGGCCTTCTTGTCCCGGATCGTCAGGACGGGGCAGGGGGCCTCTCGGACGATCCGCTCGGCGACCGAGCCGAGCAGGACGTGGGCCAGGCCGGTCCGGCCGTGGGTGGCGATGACGATCAGGTCGACGGCCTGCTCGGCGGCATAGGCGTGGATCTCGTCGACGGCGTCCCCCCAGCGGGCCTCGGCGACGACCCGGCGGGGGCGGGGCCAGTCGGCCGGGCAGAGCGTCTCGAGGGTCCGTCGGGCCTGCGCCTCGACCTCCCGGTAGTACTCCGGGGGCATGCTGGAGATGAGCATGGGATCGGGCCCCGCGGGCACGACCACGTCGGAGAGGACGTGCACGAGGTGCAGCTCGGCGCCGAGGCGGTCGGCCAGCTCGCAAGCGGTGCGGACCGCGGCCTCGGAGTGCTTGCTGAAATCGGTCGGGGCGAGGATGCGGTCGATCTGGAGCATGGGACGACCGGGCGAGGGGGGGAGATCGGACTCGTCGGGGTCGCCAATCACCTCGGCGGGGCCTGGCATTCAGGATGGGGTGGGGGCGCGATGCGGTCAAGGCCCTACACGGTGGGGGGGCGGGGAGCCGCCCGGCCCGAGGC carries:
- a CDS encoding pyridoxal phosphate-dependent aminotransferase, which produces MRLAPAASIAPSLIRAIAALADRHPGTLRLFYGEDTLPTPDFIKEAAKRALDADRTYYTPNPGYPELREAIASQVGRLHDRAVDPDEVVVTASGMMAIHLAVEATVGPGDSALVVTPLWPNFVGSIRVAGAEPIEVPLSLGDDAFQLDLDRLEAAVRPDTRLLALASPGNPTGWTASPDDWRALVAFCERHDLWLLADGVYERIVFDRDPAVAPSPLAIPGAGSRTIVAQSFSKAYRMTGWRVGYAVAPPEVARTMASLQEYAVSHAFGVAQEAARAAIRDGEPFIAEALGRYRRHRDLAADRLARIEGVRVPIPTGAFYAFPRLEGLADSVGFCEALVRERRVGLAPGSAFGAGGEGHVRICFAVDEATLLEALDRFEAGWRSTRDRGISR
- a CDS encoding RNA polymerase sigma factor, with translation MSRYREQARTEDFNALVRRYERELYRYLARYVGDRALADDVFQNTFLQLHLKRGLYEDGRPLRPWLYAIATHQAVDALRKVGRHPTVSLDQRIDGSDSEPGALIDLLTGDEPGPLAEMQVEERREWVREGIARLPEGLRQTLILAYYQDLKYREIAEILKIPVGTVKSRLHAAVAKLAEMARAAGPEENGSVP
- a CDS encoding NUDIX hydrolase, with product MNRHAPGQDDRIVYRGRKIDLALRPVTLADGSTTEREVVLHRGAVALLPLLDGDRVCLIRNRRHAIHKSLLEIPAGTIDPGEPPDACAHRELREETGYVAGRIALLTEWWVSPGLFTERMYLFRCDDLRPGKARLEPDEEIEPVEVPWDHAVSMALDGRIEDAKSMLAILYWDRVRRVAST
- a CDS encoding universal stress protein translates to MLQIDRILAPTDFSKHSEAAVRTACELADRLGAELHLVHVLSDVVVPAGPDPMLISSMPPEYYREVEAQARRTLETLCPADWPRPRRVVAEARWGDAVDEIHAYAAEQAVDLIVIATHGRTGLAHVLLGSVAERIVREAPCPVLTIRDKKAR
- a CDS encoding DUF1501 domain-containing protein — its product is MFRPTRRCPGPASLPSAPVGRRDFLRTTGAGFGMLALSDLLRRGAGASDGTRGGANPLAERPPHFTPKAKRCIFLFMVGGPSHLDLYDPKPELDRLHGRPLPPSFGKIHSQFLESDPICLGSSRRWGKYGESGMDMSDLVPHMHPLADEIAMIRSCRVDSVIHAPAHYQMNCGRVFMGYPSLGSWVSYGLGTENENLPAYVVMSQPEGTPEGGAPCWGAGFLPAAYQGTLFRPGPSPILDLEPATGEFSRGQQRRTLDLLRDMNREGTDPEDTELSARIASYELAFRMQAEAPEAVDLSAETEETRRLYGLDDPRTEDYGTRCLLARRLVERGVRFVQVYSGGGPVAMQWDAHDDVNENHEKMCGLTDKPVAALLTDLRRRGMLDETLVIWGGEFGRTPVSQGGSRGRDHNATGFSMWMAGGGVKGGTVLGSTDEIGLDAVEEPAHINDLHATILHLMGLEHMGLTYLHGGRDERLTDVGGRVLSGLLA